Proteins from a single region of Runella sp. SP2:
- a CDS encoding 50S ribosomal protein L25/general stress protein Ctc gives MKSTEIVGFKRANLGKQEARTLRLEAKVPCVLYGGSEQVHFSAPMYLFRELLFTPDVYNVTLNIEGTIYNAILQDVQYHPVSDIILHADFLLIQEGKEVKVDVPVRFIGTAVGVTKGGKLVQKLHKIKVQGMADSIPDYVDVPVAELDLGKSVKVGHLKVEGFKILNNPSLPIAGVEIPRALRGTLK, from the coding sequence ATGAAAAGTACAGAGATTGTAGGGTTTAAAAGAGCGAATCTCGGCAAACAAGAAGCTCGCACGTTGCGTTTAGAAGCAAAAGTTCCATGTGTATTGTACGGAGGTTCAGAGCAAGTTCACTTCTCAGCGCCAATGTATTTGTTCCGCGAATTACTTTTTACACCCGATGTGTATAACGTAACGTTGAACATCGAAGGAACTATTTACAACGCGATTTTGCAGGATGTACAATATCACCCAGTAAGTGACATTATCCTTCACGCTGACTTCTTGTTGATTCAAGAAGGAAAAGAAGTCAAAGTGGATGTACCTGTTCGTTTTATCGGAACGGCAGTAGGTGTGACTAAAGGGGGGAAATTGGTACAAAAACTTCACAAAATCAAAGTTCAAGGTATGGCAGATAGCATCCCTGATTACGTGGATGTTCCGGTAGCTGAACTTGATTTGGGTAAATCAGTGAAAGTTGGACACTTGAAGGTAGAAGGTTTCAAAATTTTGAATAACCCTTCGTTGCCAATCGCAGGGGTAGAAATCCCACGTGCATTGCGCGGTACGTTGAAGTAA
- a CDS encoding zinc-binding alcohol dehydrogenase family protein — protein sequence MKAVGFKTSLPISEEESFIEFETAKPQPSGHELLVKISAISVNPVDFKIRQNSAKGTVLDTPKVIGWDAAGVVEAVGENVSLFSVGDKVYYAGDITKPGSNSEYQLIDERIVGKQPSTLSDEAAAAMPLTVLTAWEIFFDRMRLSAERDQNKTLLIIGGAGGVGSIAIQIAKKVLGLKVIATASRPETIEWCQQMGADVVVNHRNLVEEVRGAGFQFVDFIVDFVDTNGYWDAMAELIKPQGHIASITGSAVPVALNKLKSKSVSFSWELMYTRSTYQTDDMIEQHHILNRVAQLLDEGVLFTTHTHTLHGLSAETLKQAHAQLESGTTIGKWVIKYV from the coding sequence ATGAAAGCAGTAGGATTTAAGACATCGTTACCCATTTCGGAAGAGGAGAGTTTTATTGAATTTGAAACCGCAAAGCCCCAACCCAGCGGGCACGAATTACTCGTGAAAATAAGCGCCATTTCGGTCAATCCTGTTGATTTTAAAATACGACAAAACTCCGCCAAAGGTACTGTACTAGATACGCCCAAAGTCATCGGATGGGATGCCGCAGGAGTGGTAGAGGCCGTAGGAGAAAACGTAAGTTTGTTTAGCGTCGGTGATAAAGTTTATTACGCAGGAGACATCACCAAGCCAGGCAGCAACTCGGAATACCAATTGATTGACGAGCGAATTGTGGGAAAACAACCGTCCACGTTGTCTGACGAAGCAGCGGCGGCCATGCCCTTGACGGTGCTGACGGCTTGGGAAATCTTTTTCGACCGTATGCGGCTTTCGGCTGAGCGTGATCAAAACAAAACCTTGCTCATCATTGGAGGAGCGGGAGGCGTAGGGTCGATTGCGATTCAAATCGCCAAAAAAGTCCTAGGCTTGAAAGTGATTGCTACGGCTTCGCGCCCAGAAACCATCGAATGGTGCCAACAAATGGGAGCTGATGTGGTTGTTAATCATCGAAATTTGGTAGAAGAAGTACGCGGTGCTGGGTTTCAGTTTGTCGATTTTATCGTTGATTTTGTGGATACCAATGGCTATTGGGATGCCATGGCTGAACTCATCAAGCCACAAGGACACATTGCTTCGATTACTGGCAGCGCAGTCCCTGTGGCGTTGAATAAACTCAAAAGCAAGAGTGTAAGCTTTTCGTGGGAACTAATGTACACTCGTTCGACCTACCAAACCGACGATATGATTGAACAGCATCACATTCTCAACCGCGTGGCACAACTACTCGACGAAGGGGTGTTGTTTACTACGCATACCCACACCCTTCACGGGTTATCGGCCGAAACACTCAAGCAAGCCCACGCGCAGCTGGAGTCGGGAACAACCATTGGGAAATGGGTGATTAAGTATGTTTAG
- a CDS encoding SRPBCC domain-containing protein, giving the protein MKHKIRTEIVINASKEKVWNILADLDAYAVWNPFIVKSEGILRVGTKLKNTLQNGEKTIVFKPEVVEVEPNRSFGWLGSLWIKGLFDGHHYFEIEEISANQVNLIHGENFSGILSSLILKQIGNDTRNNFVRMNQALKSRAEQGA; this is encoded by the coding sequence ATGAAACACAAAATTAGAACCGAAATCGTCATCAATGCTTCCAAAGAAAAGGTTTGGAACATCCTCGCTGACCTCGATGCTTACGCCGTTTGGAACCCCTTTATTGTAAAAAGTGAGGGTATCTTACGAGTGGGTACAAAACTTAAAAATACGCTCCAAAACGGCGAGAAAACCATTGTATTTAAGCCAGAAGTAGTAGAAGTAGAGCCCAATAGAAGCTTTGGTTGGCTAGGTTCGCTTTGGATAAAAGGGCTTTTTGATGGCCATCATTACTTTGAAATTGAAGAAATTTCGGCAAACCAAGTCAACCTGATTCACGGAGAAAACTTCTCGGGCATTCTTAGTTCGTTGATTCTAAAGCAAATTGGAAACGATACCCGAAACAACTTCGTCAGAATGAATCAGGCGCTAAAAAGTCGGGCTGAACAAGGGGCGTAG
- the trxA gene encoding thioredoxin, with protein MGKALEITDANFSEIVENSDKTITLVDFWAEWCGPCRLVGPVVEKLAGDFDGKATIGKVDVDSNPETAVKFGIRSIPTLLFFQDGKMVDRVVGAVPEATLKAKLNSFLPEAEQLA; from the coding sequence ATGGGAAAGGCACTCGAAATCACGGATGCTAACTTTAGCGAAATAGTAGAAAATTCTGATAAGACCATTACATTGGTTGACTTTTGGGCAGAATGGTGTGGACCTTGCCGTTTGGTAGGCCCTGTAGTAGAAAAACTGGCAGGTGACTTCGATGGCAAAGCGACGATTGGTAAGGTTGACGTTGACTCAAACCCTGAAACAGCTGTTAAATTTGGAATTCGTAGTATCCCTACGTTGTTGTTTTTCCAAGATGGTAAGATGGTTGACCGCGTAGTAGGTGCAGTTCCAGAAGCTACGTTGAAAGCAAAATTAAATTCTTTCCTTCCTGAGGCAGAACAATTGGCATAA
- a CDS encoding phosphatase PAP2 family protein, which translates to MLHEIQQVDTQIFLSLNGAHAPWADMLMYWVTERNTWIPMYALLIIWLIWQYKQQAGGMIGALILTIIIADQTASGLLKPWVERLRPCHVAYLQDKIHLVVEGCGGTYGFASSHAANSFGLATALWLLCGTVIPTVNRPNKYLLWFFPWAALVSYSRVYVGVHYPLDIIAGAIIGVGAAFAAVQIVSFLLARFAKK; encoded by the coding sequence ATGCTCCACGAGATTCAACAAGTTGATACACAGATTTTTTTGTCACTCAACGGCGCTCATGCACCTTGGGCTGACATGCTAATGTATTGGGTGACGGAGCGAAATACTTGGATTCCGATGTATGCCTTGTTGATTATTTGGTTGATATGGCAGTACAAACAGCAAGCAGGAGGGATGATTGGTGCCTTGATTTTAACGATTATCATTGCCGATCAAACTGCTTCTGGCTTGCTGAAACCGTGGGTGGAGCGTTTGCGGCCTTGTCACGTTGCTTACTTGCAGGACAAAATTCACTTGGTGGTTGAAGGCTGCGGAGGAACCTACGGATTTGCGTCGTCGCACGCAGCCAACAGTTTTGGGCTTGCTACGGCTTTATGGCTGCTCTGTGGTACGGTCATCCCGACCGTCAACCGACCCAATAAGTATCTCCTTTGGTTTTTTCCGTGGGCGGCGCTAGTGTCTTACAGCCGTGTTTACGTAGGAGTCCATTATCCATTAGACATCATTGCGGGGGCGATTATTGGGGTAGGCGCGGCTTTTGCGGCGGTTCAAATCGTAAGCTTTCTTTTAGCTCGTTTTGCCAAAAAATAA
- a CDS encoding retropepsin-like aspartic protease has product MGLVYAEIELINAEDLALARKFYIGEDEIKRMYVTGLVDTGSYMLCINESIQAQMQFPVMEKRIGQMANGDRIECEVVSQVELRFKNRRTICNAMILPGDSEVLIGAIPLEDMDVLVHPLRQELIVNPEHPYFAQMKLKGVK; this is encoded by the coding sequence ATGGGATTGGTATATGCAGAGATAGAACTTATCAATGCGGAAGATTTAGCATTGGCTCGCAAGTTTTACATTGGCGAAGATGAAATAAAGCGCATGTATGTTACGGGGCTTGTTGATACTGGCAGCTATATGCTTTGTATCAATGAATCCATTCAGGCCCAAATGCAGTTTCCTGTCATGGAAAAACGAATTGGCCAAATGGCGAATGGCGACCGCATCGAATGTGAGGTAGTTAGTCAAGTTGAACTACGCTTTAAAAATAGACGTACTATTTGCAACGCTATGATTCTTCCTGGCGACAGTGAAGTACTCATTGGAGCCATTCCACTTGAAGACATGGATGTGCTTGTCCATCCTTTGCGTCAAGAGTTAATCGTTAATCCAGAGCACCCTTATTTTGCCCAGATGAAGTTAAAAGGAGTAAAATAA
- a CDS encoding ribose-phosphate pyrophosphokinase: MASFNPIKIFSGLQSTYLAEKIARHYGRDLGGYNLRRFSDGELSPSFEESLRGCDVYLVQSMFGSADNFLELLLMIDAAKRASAHEVTAVIPYFGYARQDRKDKPRVPIAAKLVANLLTAAGAEQIMTLDLHAGAIQGFFDIPMVHLEGSSVFVPYIKSLELENLVIASPDVGGAARARNFAKFFNADIILCDKYRKRANEVASMQVIGDVKDANVVFIDDLIDTGGTMCKAAELVMSKGAKSVRAICTHPVMSGDAHTRIRTSVLEELIVTDTIPLREENDKIKVLSVSELFAKAIGRIRDHESISSLFINPA; this comes from the coding sequence ATGGCCTCTTTCAATCCAATCAAAATATTTTCTGGCTTACAATCAACGTACCTAGCCGAAAAGATCGCTCGCCACTACGGGCGCGACTTAGGTGGTTACAATTTACGCCGTTTTAGCGATGGTGAATTGTCCCCAAGTTTTGAAGAATCATTGCGCGGATGCGACGTGTATTTGGTTCAGTCAATGTTTGGCTCGGCAGATAACTTCTTGGAGTTGCTGTTGATGATTGACGCCGCTAAGCGTGCGTCAGCACACGAAGTAACGGCCGTGATTCCGTACTTTGGTTATGCACGTCAAGACCGCAAAGACAAACCTCGCGTACCCATTGCGGCAAAGTTGGTTGCTAACCTTCTAACGGCAGCAGGTGCAGAGCAAATCATGACGCTCGACCTTCACGCAGGAGCAATTCAAGGTTTTTTTGATATACCAATGGTGCATTTGGAAGGCAGCAGCGTGTTTGTTCCTTACATCAAGAGCCTAGAGTTGGAAAACCTCGTCATCGCGTCGCCCGATGTAGGGGGAGCGGCACGTGCTCGTAACTTTGCGAAGTTCTTTAACGCCGACATCATCCTTTGTGACAAGTACCGTAAACGTGCCAATGAAGTGGCATCGATGCAGGTAATTGGTGATGTGAAAGACGCCAACGTTGTCTTTATTGATGACTTGATTGATACGGGCGGAACGATGTGTAAAGCAGCGGAGCTTGTTATGAGTAAAGGTGCTAAGTCGGTGCGGGCCATCTGTACCCACCCCGTGATGTCTGGAGATGCGCATACACGTATTCGCACGTCGGTATTGGAAGAACTCATCGTGACGGATACCATCCCGTTGCGCGAAGAAAATGACAAGATTAAGGTATTGTCGGTGTCAGAGCTTTTTGCCAAAGCCATCGGCCGTATCCGTGACCATGAGTCTATTAGTTCATTGTTTATAAATCCAGCGTAG
- the miaA gene encoding tRNA (adenosine(37)-N6)-dimethylallyltransferase MiaA, whose amino-acid sequence MLKDASFSTFLLVDMTDAPLIVILGPTACGKTRLATQLAAQVEGEIISADSRQVYRGMNIGTGKDLDEYIVDGKNIPYHLIDICDAGEAYHVHRFQVDFQAAFNAIQSRHHTPILCGGTGLYIESVLKQYQFTGIPVDEALRQQLETLSDEALLTRFRAMPSAYSALADTSTRKRLVRAIEIAEYLQTHSFETAPPSPLHYQIFGLDIPVEERRTRITHRLHQRLQSGMIDEVQTLLNQGLTPEQLIYYGLEYKFITEYLTGVLDYTTMVERLNVAIHQFAKRQMTFFRKMERDGLTIHWLDALAPIDQLVATIKTSLFPKLS is encoded by the coding sequence GTGCTGAAAGACGCGTCTTTCAGCACCTTTTTGTTAGTTGACATGACAGACGCTCCGCTCATTGTCATTCTTGGACCTACCGCCTGCGGAAAAACCCGCTTGGCTACGCAGCTTGCGGCCCAAGTCGAAGGAGAAATCATCAGCGCTGACTCGCGGCAGGTGTACCGAGGCATGAACATCGGTACAGGGAAAGATTTGGACGAATACATCGTTGATGGGAAAAACATTCCTTATCACCTCATCGACATCTGCGACGCGGGCGAAGCGTATCACGTACATCGTTTCCAAGTCGATTTTCAGGCTGCCTTTAACGCCATTCAAAGCCGCCATCATACGCCTATTTTATGCGGCGGAACGGGGTTATACATCGAATCGGTCTTAAAGCAATACCAGTTTACGGGCATCCCCGTTGATGAAGCACTACGACAGCAACTTGAAACGCTGTCCGACGAAGCCCTTTTAACGCGTTTTCGTGCCATGCCCTCGGCTTATTCTGCCTTGGCTGATACCTCCACCCGAAAACGACTTGTACGTGCCATAGAGATTGCAGAGTATCTACAAACGCATTCGTTTGAAACAGCACCACCCTCCCCGCTTCATTACCAAATTTTCGGACTTGATATACCCGTCGAAGAACGGCGAACGCGCATTACCCACCGCTTGCATCAGCGCCTTCAAAGCGGAATGATTGACGAAGTACAAACCCTGCTCAACCAAGGACTGACTCCCGAACAACTGATTTATTATGGGTTAGAATACAAGTTTATTACAGAATACCTAACAGGCGTACTTGACTACACAACGATGGTCGAGCGGCTCAACGTTGCCATTCATCAGTTTGCCAAACGCCAAATGACCTTTTTCCGTAAAATGGAGCGCGACGGACTAACGATTCACTGGTTAGATGCCCTTGCCCCCATTGACCAATTGGTAGCGACAATAAAAACTAGCCTCTTCCCTAAACTGTCTTGA
- a CDS encoding DUF2461 domain-containing protein, whose translation MLTLSTLEFLQELAENNNREWFTEHRKRYDAAKKEMEALVKDLIKGVGEFENLPNTEPKDCLFRINRDIRFSKDKAPYKQWLSAAIGPGGRHSGRIDFYLHIQPGESFLGAGMWNPTPKQLAKFRQEIDFNPEALKSIIEAPEFRTYFPEAWGESLQRMPKGYPENHPDIALLKRKQLFFMHKYTDAEVTSPYFAQEIVNGCRLIKPYCDFLNYLFFEEEEESFEL comes from the coding sequence ATGTTGACACTATCTACCCTTGAGTTTCTTCAAGAACTAGCCGAAAACAATAACCGTGAGTGGTTTACTGAGCACCGTAAGCGCTATGACGCCGCCAAAAAAGAAATGGAGGCATTGGTGAAAGACCTTATCAAAGGCGTAGGAGAATTTGAAAACCTCCCCAACACCGAACCCAAAGATTGCCTGTTTCGTATCAACCGCGACATTCGTTTTTCCAAAGACAAAGCTCCCTATAAACAATGGCTTTCGGCGGCGATTGGCCCAGGGGGACGGCACTCGGGGCGGATTGATTTTTACCTGCATATTCAGCCTGGAGAATCGTTTTTGGGCGCTGGAATGTGGAACCCTACGCCAAAACAACTGGCGAAGTTTCGGCAAGAGATTGATTTTAATCCAGAAGCTTTAAAAAGTATCATTGAAGCCCCTGAGTTCCGAACGTATTTCCCCGAAGCGTGGGGCGAAAGCCTACAGCGGATGCCCAAAGGTTACCCTGAAAATCATCCTGACATCGCACTATTGAAACGCAAACAGCTTTTTTTCATGCACAAATACACCGATGCTGAAGTAACTTCGCCGTACTTTGCGCAGGAAATCGTCAACGGTTGCCGCCTTATCAAACCTTATTGCGATTTCTTAAATTACTTGTTTTTTGAGGAAGAAGAAGAAAGCTTTGAGTTGTAA
- a CDS encoding SRPBCC domain-containing protein yields MSTRFLFDFSVNKADNTIHIKREFAADLDLVWEAWTNPELLDLWWAPKPYRTQTKSMDFSEGGYWHYCMISPENEVHWCRADYQKVEPKKSFSGLDAFCDENGTVVQDIPRSLWNNVFAEKTNKATLVEITISYDSLSDLEKVVEMGFKEGFSMALENLDQYLETRCQ; encoded by the coding sequence ATGAGCACCCGTTTTCTTTTTGATTTTTCGGTAAACAAGGCAGACAATACCATTCACATAAAACGTGAGTTTGCCGCAGATTTGGATTTGGTTTGGGAAGCGTGGACGAATCCCGAACTGCTCGACCTTTGGTGGGCGCCGAAGCCATATCGTACCCAAACTAAAAGCATGGACTTTTCAGAAGGGGGATATTGGCACTATTGTATGATTTCACCCGAAAACGAAGTGCATTGGTGCAGGGCTGATTATCAAAAAGTAGAGCCTAAAAAAAGCTTTTCGGGGCTTGATGCTTTCTGCGACGAAAACGGAACTGTCGTGCAAGATATTCCGCGTTCATTATGGAACAATGTGTTTGCAGAAAAAACTAACAAAGCCACTCTCGTTGAGATTACAATTTCGTACGATTCGCTGAGCGACCTCGAAAAAGTGGTTGAAATGGGCTTTAAAGAAGGCTTCTCGATGGCGCTCGAAAATTTGGATCAGTACTTGGAGACGCGGTGTCAATAA
- a CDS encoding metallophosphatase domain-containing protein produces MKIVCISDTHNLHRAMLIPDGDVLIHAGDITVAGDAREVADFNTWLGTLPHKHKVVVAGNHDFCFEKSPKKTQALLTNAHYLQDSGVEIGGLFFWGSPVSPAYHDWAFNRKRGRDIRHHWKIIPPHTDVLITHCPPFGILDTSSQGTHEGCRDLLDIIQHRVRPRLHVFGHIHEAHGHVTIGSTQYVNASIVGPKGWTRRFWLLNQLTQLSIRIFRLFQWLKSLFRKTSPEQRHSSSLSRFQWDVVHSAIVIDTASPSTDPNFRAPSRSLL; encoded by the coding sequence ATGAAAATCGTCTGTATTTCTGACACGCACAACCTCCATCGGGCAATGCTTATCCCCGACGGAGATGTGCTCATTCATGCAGGTGATATTACGGTGGCTGGCGATGCGCGTGAAGTAGCCGATTTTAATACTTGGCTAGGGACGTTACCTCACAAACACAAAGTCGTGGTAGCTGGGAACCACGACTTTTGTTTTGAAAAATCACCCAAAAAAACACAAGCATTATTGACAAATGCACATTACCTTCAAGATAGCGGTGTCGAAATTGGAGGATTGTTTTTTTGGGGTTCGCCTGTTTCACCCGCCTACCACGACTGGGCATTTAATCGTAAGCGAGGACGCGACATCCGCCACCATTGGAAAATTATCCCTCCTCATACGGATGTCTTGATAACTCACTGCCCTCCTTTTGGCATTCTCGATACGTCGAGCCAAGGCACGCACGAAGGCTGCCGCGACTTACTCGACATTATCCAACATCGGGTTCGACCACGTTTGCACGTGTTTGGGCACATCCACGAAGCGCACGGACACGTCACAATCGGTTCCACTCAGTACGTCAATGCTTCCATTGTTGGCCCAAAAGGCTGGACTCGGCGGTTTTGGCTGCTCAATCAGCTCACCCAGCTTAGTATTCGTATTTTTCGGCTATTCCAATGGTTAAAATCGCTCTTTAGGAAAACTTCTCCTGAACAACGCCATTCTTCTTCCCTATCTCGGTTTCAATGGGATGTAGTACACAGTGCTATTGTTATTGACACCGCGTCTCCAAGTACTGATCCAAATTTTCGAGCGCCATCGAGAAGCCTTCTTTAA
- the trpS gene encoding tryptophan--tRNA ligase — MARILTGIQSSGKPHLGNILGAILPAIQLSEKSDNESFLFIADLHSLTTIKDAKVLQDNTRAVAAAWLACGLDTDKVVFYRQSRVSAYHTELTWYLSCLTPYPMLANAHSFKDKADRLADVNAGLFVYPVLMASDILLYDANYVPVGKDQKQHLEMTRDMAEAFNRTYGDTFVIPEGKIDERLMTIPGIDGQKMSKSYGNYIDLFQSEKELQKVTKKILSDSTPLEEPKNPETDLTFKLYSLIASESDIATMRENYLKGGYGYGHAKQAFFEALKTRFAKEREMFTYYYEENPAALEQKLQEGEEKARAIASKKLAEVREKIGLS; from the coding sequence ATGGCTCGAATATTAACAGGTATCCAGAGTAGCGGTAAACCACACTTAGGTAACATTTTGGGCGCCATCTTGCCCGCGATTCAGTTGTCGGAAAAGTCTGATAACGAGTCGTTTTTGTTTATTGCAGATTTGCACTCCCTTACGACCATCAAAGATGCGAAAGTGCTCCAAGACAATACCCGTGCCGTAGCGGCGGCGTGGCTTGCGTGTGGTCTTGATACCGATAAAGTGGTGTTTTATCGTCAGTCGCGGGTGTCGGCGTACCATACCGAGCTAACGTGGTACTTGTCGTGCTTGACGCCTTATCCGATGTTGGCTAATGCGCACTCGTTCAAGGACAAGGCCGACCGCTTGGCCGATGTCAACGCGGGCTTGTTTGTGTATCCTGTGTTGATGGCCTCGGATATTTTGCTCTATGATGCCAATTATGTCCCCGTAGGTAAGGACCAAAAACAGCACCTTGAAATGACCCGCGACATGGCGGAGGCGTTTAACCGTACTTATGGTGATACATTTGTGATTCCTGAGGGGAAAATCGACGAGCGTTTGATGACCATCCCAGGTATCGACGGGCAAAAAATGAGCAAATCGTACGGTAATTACATTGATCTTTTTCAATCAGAAAAAGAGTTGCAGAAAGTAACCAAGAAAATTTTGTCGGACTCGACACCGCTCGAAGAACCCAAAAACCCAGAAACGGATCTTACGTTTAAATTGTATTCGCTGATTGCCAGCGAAAGCGATATTGCAACCATGCGCGAAAATTACCTCAAAGGTGGGTATGGCTATGGTCATGCCAAACAAGCATTTTTTGAAGCCCTAAAAACGCGTTTTGCCAAAGAGCGTGAGATGTTTACGTATTATTACGAAGAAAACCCCGCCGCACTCGAACAAAAACTCCAAGAAGGTGAAGAAAAAGCGCGTGCAATCGCCTCCAAAAAACTTGCCGAAGTGCGGGAAAAGATTGGGCTTTCTTAA
- a CDS encoding sodium:proton antiporter yields MELYYSFSVLIVLASVFAYINLRFLKLPPTIGIMVMAILVSIILRFAGHWLFPVTTQKLLKLLTEFDFTEVLMGAMLNFLLFAGAIHVNFADLKEHRLPILTFSTISVIISTFIIGGVLFYGLPLFGLELPFLYCLLFGSLISPTDPIAVLGILKKANVPKSLETKIAGESLFNDGVAVVLFAVILQLAQFPATEISLTSISWLLAKEALGGIILGTLLGFTASKAIKGIDDYIVSVLITLSVVMGGYLIAQATHTSGPLTMVAAGLIIGNYGKKAAMSDETKDYLTKFWELNDEILNAILFLFMGFELLLIPDLKLNTYSVVSAIAIVVVLFARFLSIWLPSLIVPFKLNKGSLTMLVWGGLRGGVSIALVLAIGANPYKDLLLQMTYFVVVFSIIFQGLTLGKMSGKVLNRVVSN; encoded by the coding sequence ATGGAATTGTATTATTCGTTCTCGGTTCTCATTGTGTTAGCATCTGTTTTTGCTTACATCAATCTCCGTTTTCTAAAACTCCCTCCTACCATTGGTATCATGGTCATGGCCATTCTCGTATCCATTATTCTACGATTCGCGGGGCATTGGCTTTTTCCAGTTACTACCCAGAAACTTCTCAAACTCCTCACCGAATTTGACTTTACGGAGGTTTTGATGGGTGCAATGCTCAATTTTCTGCTTTTTGCAGGAGCTATTCACGTCAACTTTGCCGATTTGAAGGAACATCGCCTTCCTATTCTTACTTTTTCAACCATCAGTGTTATCATTTCCACCTTTATCATTGGTGGGGTTTTGTTCTATGGTCTTCCTTTATTCGGCCTTGAATTGCCTTTTTTGTATTGTTTGCTGTTTGGATCACTAATTTCACCCACCGACCCCATTGCTGTTTTGGGCATTCTCAAAAAAGCCAACGTCCCCAAATCACTTGAAACCAAAATTGCAGGGGAGTCACTTTTTAATGATGGCGTAGCCGTTGTACTTTTTGCCGTTATTTTACAATTGGCACAATTTCCAGCTACCGAAATCTCGCTAACTTCAATTTCGTGGTTATTGGCCAAAGAAGCGTTGGGAGGAATTATATTGGGAACTTTGCTTGGATTTACGGCTTCTAAGGCCATCAAAGGCATCGACGATTACATCGTTTCGGTACTTATTACCCTATCAGTCGTGATGGGAGGTTACCTTATTGCACAGGCTACCCATACGTCTGGCCCGCTTACGATGGTCGCAGCAGGGCTTATTATTGGAAATTACGGTAAAAAAGCCGCTATGAGCGACGAAACCAAAGACTATCTGACAAAATTCTGGGAGCTAAACGACGAAATCCTGAATGCGATTTTGTTCTTATTCATGGGGTTCGAGTTATTACTCATTCCAGACCTAAAACTGAACACCTACTCCGTCGTTTCGGCGATTGCCATTGTAGTAGTGCTTTTTGCTCGATTTTTATCTATCTGGTTGCCGTCGCTCATTGTTCCTTTCAAGCTCAATAAAGGCTCCCTCACGATGCTTGTTTGGGGAGGACTACGCGGCGGGGTTTCAATCGCTTTGGTACTTGCCATAGGCGCTAACCCCTACAAAGATTTATTATTGCAAATGACCTACTTCGTGGTGGTCTTCTCTATTATTTTCCAAGGGCTGACTTTGGGAAAAATGTCGGGAAAAGTACTCAACCGAGTAGTGTCTAACTAA
- a CDS encoding Crp/Fnr family transcriptional regulator — protein MFDALHQLIAQFVTFTDREKAILENAFVFKQVPRKFALVRQGQVANELYFINKGMLRLFYENEGDEITAFIFRENLFASSYDSFLRQTPSIQSLEALEEADLLVITQSKMNELYEELPKFNILTRKIAEQRFINAQQILSSFLLDSPEERYAKFVEQNGDLLLRVTHHIIASYLGMTPVSMSRIRNRLAQQKR, from the coding sequence ATGTTTGACGCGCTGCATCAATTGATTGCTCAATTTGTGACCTTCACCGACCGTGAAAAGGCAATTTTGGAGAACGCGTTTGTGTTTAAACAAGTGCCTCGAAAATTCGCCCTCGTGCGGCAAGGACAAGTGGCCAACGAACTGTATTTTATCAATAAAGGGATGCTGCGTCTTTTCTACGAAAACGAAGGAGATGAAATTACGGCCTTTATTTTTCGGGAAAATCTCTTTGCCAGTAGTTACGATAGTTTCTTGCGACAAACGCCCAGTATTCAGTCATTAGAAGCGCTAGAGGAGGCTGATTTGTTGGTGATTACCCAGTCTAAAATGAACGAACTATACGAGGAGCTTCCCAAATTCAACATTCTCACCCGTAAAATCGCGGAACAACGGTTTATCAATGCCCAGCAGATTTTGTCTTCTTTTTTGCTCGATAGCCCAGAGGAACGTTATGCAAAGTTCGTAGAACAAAATGGCGATTTGTTGCTAAGAGTCACTCACCACATCATCGCTTCGTACTTGGGAATGACTCCCGTATCGATGAGCCGCATCCGAAACCGACTTGCGCAACAAAAACGCTAA